A stretch of Phragmites australis chromosome 12, lpPhrAust1.1, whole genome shotgun sequence DNA encodes these proteins:
- the LOC133887075 gene encoding uncharacterized protein LOC133887075: protein MAEMVSSAVVQEAVSQVLSSIRDKYEGKSNAKEHMERMEMAHIKLEAALETSDKWNVTSAPLLRWRSKLKRAVQECDDTLRRCKPRSQGEAEGTEHGVRSSTFPKRIAHTAKSFVSSIFNRGDDELSGSTVRRFEWFADGASEFLRYVELGGTPRQYMFFDPLVRHLLAGKGTKYSFVRGDQHLSFLLGPFSPPEHGIEGRLKFFFEDGNAPENNFLLGLHFRLSESTDIVGVVVRCLQLFTPHLRSTSETVKTKLIQLPTQDFYWAPYIDSSLKKHWNNHHNILCKWFRPDPLCCQQHDHRHMQSYAGSNTSSSSESFPSDIYLEPVTEVFLLGHVPLSPGYNKQRAVVDGETCPVRDVPYLKLGGLFSPHASAEDLLPAVGGSATEMLNGEAAQRGLYANISFEQLGEIMLPKAVDCLCRNAGATSYQMLWKSKHGGAYLRVQKTACRATSRKGRGRNHLKRWGMGVRRGIAEFLGSWVAHAPAQLQGSIADWIKEESVMQLALDYK from the coding sequence ATGGcagagatggtgagttccgcagtggtccaGGAGGCAGTTAGCCAAGTCCTATCTAGCATAAGGGACAAGTACGAGGGGAAGTCAAATGCAAAGGAGCACATGGAGAGGATGGAGATGGCGCACATCAAGCTGGAGGCCGCCCTCGAGACATCCGACAAGTGGAACGTCACAAGCGCGCCATTGCTGCGTTGGCGGAGCAAGCTCAAGCGCGCTGTGCAGGAGTGCGACGACACACTGCGGAGGTGCAAGCCGCGCTCTCAGGGAGAAGCGGAAGGGACGGAGCACGGGGTAAGGAGCTCCACCTTTCCTAAACGGATTGCTCACACTGCCAAGTCGTTCGTTTCCTCCATCTTTAATCGCGGCGACGACGAGCTGAGCGGATCCACCGTTCGGCGATTCGAGTGGTTCGCAGACGGTGCTAGCGAGTTTTTGAGATATGTGGagcttggtggcacaccacgcCAATACATGTTCTTCGACCCTCTTGTGCGCCATCTTCTCGCAGGCAAAGGAACAAAGTATAGCTTTGTTCGCGGGGACCAACACCTCTCGTTTTTGCTCGGGCCCTTCAGTCCTCCCGAGCATGGGATAGAGGGTAGGCTGAAATTTTTCTTCGAAGATGGTAATGCGCCAGAGAATAATTTCCTTCTTGGTCTTCACTTTAGACTTTCCGAGAGTACCGACATAGTTGGGGTTGTAGTCAGATGCCTGCAGCTGTTTACACCTCACTTGAGGTCCACTTCTGAGACTGTGAAGACAAAGCTCATCCAGCTACCAACGCAAGACTTCTACTGGGCGCCATATATTGATTCAAGCCTTAAGAAACACTGGAACAATCATCACAACATATTGTGTAAATGGTTTCGGCCAGATCCGCTTTGTTGCCAGCAACATGATCATCGGCACATGCAGAGCTACGCCGGTAGCAACACAAGCTCATCATCAGAATCATTTCCAAGTGATATATACTTGGAACCAGTTACCGAAGTGTTTTTGCTGGGCCACGTCCCACTGTCACCTGGGTACAACAAACAGAGGGCGGTCGTCGACGGCGAAACATGCCCGGTGAGAGATGTTCCATACCTGAAACTGGGAGGACTCTTCTCGCCCCATGCTTCTGCTGAAGATTTGTTGCCTGCAGTTGGGGGTTCAGCGACAGAGATGCTCAACGGGGAGGCCGCGCAACGTGGCTTGTATGCAAACATTTCCTTTGAACAGCTGGGCGAGATCATGCTACCCAAGGCGGTAGATTGCCTTTGCCGGAATGCGGGAGCGACCTCGTATCAGATGCTGTGGAAGTCCAAGCACGGCGGCGCATACCTTCGGGTCCAGAAGACCGCATGCCGAGCAACCAGTCGGAAAGGTAGGGGACGAAACCATCTGAAACGGTGGGGCATGGGAGTGCGCCGAGGAATCGCTGAGTTCCTCGGCTCGTGGGTTGCGCACGCGCCTGCCCAGCTGCAGGGCTCAATCGCAGACTGGATAAAAGAAGAATCAGTAATGCAGTTAGCACTTGATTACAAGTAG